A single window of Granulicella mallensis MP5ACTX8 DNA harbors:
- a CDS encoding DUF6600 domain-containing protein — MPSTQRFSLPLPKSRRVWPLAFALFLAPMTVQAQEAQIAPLPQDTVDAAQPDPPSVVARISVLNGNVSLQPASVTDFTPAGLNYPLTTGDRLYTDNGADAELETGQVSVRLGSQTDLTVTAMTDQLEQFGLAQGSVHLRTFTLDQGTTLELDTPNAAVTVLGAGDVRVDVNPDTDTAVFTLLTGQAQVEAQGFRQTLQPGESLQLTGANPVTPQEVERTQPDDLDSFSAERDDSYQDAASSEEAYVDPNTIGAEDLNGYGDWDNSAADGGPVWYPTGVAVDWQPYRNGRWAWIAPWGWTWVEAEPWGFAPFHYGRWARFGNRWGWTPGPRVRRPVYAPALVMFVGGAGVTAWFPLGPHEHYEPWYHASVRYQNRVNENLAGNGGTTFFNPHGTGQPAAANHVYVNRQIATVAMPQQSFASGQPVARNALRTLPPQLASAPLLSHPQVTPTREIVASTPARAVPRQIARPALETRAPQSQPTSSPAASSASELYTTGGRQPAAPSNNSELHAVPAARPLVNRAVPPPPSPSFEQQRQAMETTEPGRPLSPRQMENVRENRPVGLPQQQAPHFAPPPPHPMPQPVVHPAPAPSGGKH; from the coding sequence ATGCCGTCGACCCAGCGCTTTTCGCTACCCCTCCCTAAAAGTCGCCGGGTATGGCCACTCGCCTTTGCACTTTTTCTGGCCCCGATGACCGTTCAGGCGCAGGAGGCACAGATTGCGCCCCTTCCCCAGGACACGGTCGATGCCGCGCAGCCCGATCCACCGTCGGTCGTGGCTCGGATTAGCGTGCTCAACGGAAATGTCTCGCTGCAACCAGCGAGCGTTACCGACTTCACCCCCGCCGGCCTCAACTATCCGCTGACGACCGGGGACCGCCTCTATACCGACAACGGCGCCGATGCCGAACTCGAAACCGGACAGGTTTCCGTCCGGCTGGGCTCGCAGACCGATCTCACCGTCACCGCCATGACCGATCAGCTCGAGCAGTTCGGGCTGGCACAGGGCAGCGTGCATCTGCGCACCTTTACGCTCGACCAGGGAACGACGCTCGAACTCGACACCCCCAACGCCGCTGTAACGGTACTCGGGGCAGGCGATGTGCGGGTCGACGTCAACCCCGATACCGACACCGCCGTCTTCACCCTGCTCACCGGACAGGCCCAGGTCGAAGCCCAGGGCTTCCGGCAGACACTGCAGCCGGGCGAGTCGTTGCAGCTTACCGGAGCTAACCCGGTGACCCCGCAAGAGGTAGAGCGCACGCAGCCGGATGACCTCGACAGCTTCTCCGCCGAACGCGACGACAGCTACCAGGACGCTGCCTCCAGCGAAGAGGCCTATGTCGATCCGAACACCATCGGGGCGGAAGACCTCAACGGCTACGGAGACTGGGACAACTCCGCTGCCGACGGCGGACCTGTGTGGTATCCGACCGGAGTCGCCGTGGATTGGCAGCCCTATCGCAACGGGCGCTGGGCCTGGATCGCGCCCTGGGGATGGACCTGGGTCGAGGCTGAGCCCTGGGGATTCGCTCCCTTTCACTATGGCCGCTGGGCACGCTTCGGCAATCGCTGGGGATGGACGCCGGGGCCGCGGGTGAGACGTCCTGTCTATGCTCCTGCCCTGGTGATGTTCGTGGGCGGCGCGGGTGTTACCGCGTGGTTCCCCCTGGGGCCGCACGAGCACTATGAGCCGTGGTATCACGCCAGCGTGCGGTATCAGAATCGCGTCAACGAAAACCTTGCCGGCAATGGGGGGACGACCTTCTTCAATCCACACGGCACTGGACAGCCCGCTGCCGCCAATCATGTCTACGTCAATCGGCAGATTGCGACGGTGGCCATGCCTCAGCAGTCCTTTGCGAGCGGTCAACCGGTAGCCCGCAACGCACTACGGACGCTGCCACCGCAACTGGCGTCGGCTCCGCTGCTGTCTCATCCGCAGGTCACGCCGACACGGGAGATCGTAGCTTCAACTCCTGCGCGTGCAGTGCCACGTCAGATTGCGCGGCCTGCGCTCGAAACGCGCGCTCCGCAGAGTCAACCGACCTCCTCTCCGGCTGCATCTTCGGCGAGTGAGTTGTATACAACGGGAGGCAGGCAGCCTGCTGCACCTTCGAACAACTCCGAACTGCATGCCGTGCCTGCGGCCCGCCCGCTGGTCAATCGCGCAGTTCCTCCGCCGCCCAGCCCGAGCTTCGAGCAGCAGCGGCAGGCTATGGAAACCACCGAGCCGGGACGTCCTCTGAGTCCTCGGCAGATGGAGAATGTTCGCGAGAATCGGCCAGTCGGGTTACCGCAGCAGCAGGCGCCGCACTTCGCGCCTCCTCCGCCCCATCCCATGCCTCAGCCGGTCGTTCACCCTGCGCCTGCGCCGAGTGGAGGCAAGCATTAG
- a CDS encoding NHL repeat-containing protein, whose translation MFPARSGLFPRLAVPALVGVVLSLSGCSANFGGSADSSTATSFSIKGVTHGGQQPLFGSHVHLLAAGTSGYASAATDVLTSGSLPSDSFGHYVTTDASGNFSLAGTINCTATAGNDQLLYLYSTEGDPQPDPTPVPNTSVGLMAVVGACSTIANIPFVFMNEVTTVAAAYALAGFAVDPTHIGAPSAVTGHALAGTGITNAFNTALNIVGQTTGQPLTTTPAGNGTVPVSEINTLADILASCINSTGGSACTPLFSNALSGGTTGATPTDTAMAAINIAHNPTVQITNLLGLANNGSPFQPFLTSTNNFTLGVAFVGGGLQFPGPVAIDGAGNVWIANGNAASLSEFSSLGAVLSGPTGYTGGGLSGDGFLAIETSGNVWVSNPLNTSLSEFSSSGTAITGPAGISGGGINDPQGIAIDGFGNIWVAETGGNSLTEFNPSTRTPISQITGGGLNDPEALAIDGSGNIWVTNIFGSSASEFNASGQPIASPSGVGGLNEPEAVAIDDSGNAWIANFGNSFSEFNSSGVALSGGYGGGGLNGPDDVAIDGSGNVWAANRLGATLSEFNSTGTPISPPGGYTGGGLNEPTHVAIDGSGNVWTGNGAGNSLTELIGAATPVVTPLAANLSTGTKQPAQKP comes from the coding sequence ATGTTCCCTGCAAGATCGGGTCTCTTTCCCAGGTTGGCTGTTCCGGCCCTGGTTGGCGTGGTGCTGTCCTTGAGCGGATGCTCTGCTAACTTCGGCGGTTCCGCTGACTCTTCTACCGCGACTTCCTTCAGTATCAAAGGCGTCACGCATGGAGGCCAGCAGCCTCTCTTTGGGTCTCATGTCCATCTGCTTGCAGCCGGAACCAGCGGTTACGCTTCGGCTGCGACGGATGTGCTGACCTCGGGCAGCTTGCCGTCCGATTCGTTCGGCCACTATGTGACTACGGACGCTAGCGGGAACTTCAGTCTTGCCGGGACGATCAACTGCACGGCAACCGCAGGCAACGACCAGTTGCTGTATCTGTATTCCACGGAGGGCGACCCGCAACCGGACCCCACCCCAGTCCCCAACACCTCAGTGGGTCTGATGGCTGTGGTCGGTGCGTGCAGCACGATCGCCAACATCCCGTTCGTGTTTATGAACGAGGTCACAACCGTCGCCGCAGCCTATGCCCTGGCGGGTTTTGCGGTCGATCCGACTCATATTGGAGCACCCAGTGCCGTAACAGGACATGCCCTGGCGGGGACCGGCATCACCAATGCCTTCAACACTGCGTTGAACATCGTCGGGCAGACGACAGGTCAGCCGCTGACGACGACCCCAGCGGGGAACGGTACCGTTCCGGTGAGCGAGATCAACACCCTGGCGGATATCCTCGCGTCCTGCATCAACTCCACCGGCGGCAGCGCCTGCACCCCGCTCTTCAGTAATGCTCTGAGTGGCGGCACGACAGGTGCGACGCCCACCGATACGGCCATGGCGGCGATCAATATCGCGCACAATCCGACCGTCCAGATTACCAACCTGCTCGGTCTGGCAAATAACGGAAGCCCTTTCCAGCCCTTCCTTACTTCCACTAACAACTTCACTCTCGGCGTCGCATTCGTAGGCGGCGGTCTACAATTCCCGGGCCCTGTGGCGATCGACGGCGCCGGGAATGTCTGGATTGCAAACGGCAATGCCGCCAGCCTGAGCGAGTTCAGCTCTTTGGGAGCGGTTCTCTCCGGCCCCACGGGCTATACCGGCGGCGGCCTCAGTGGCGATGGCTTTCTGGCGATCGAGACTTCCGGGAATGTCTGGGTCAGCAATCCCTTGAACACGAGCCTGAGCGAGTTCAGCTCCTCCGGGACCGCGATCACCGGTCCCGCAGGCATTAGCGGTGGCGGTATCAACGACCCGCAAGGTATCGCGATCGACGGCTTTGGCAATATCTGGGTTGCGGAGACTGGTGGCAACAGCCTGACCGAGTTCAACCCTTCTACGCGGACGCCCATCTCCCAGATCACCGGTGGCGGTCTCAACGATCCTGAAGCGCTGGCGATCGACGGCTCCGGGAATATTTGGGTCACAAACATCTTTGGCAGCAGCGCAAGCGAGTTCAACGCCTCTGGGCAACCCATCGCCAGTCCTTCGGGCGTCGGCGGTCTCAACGAGCCGGAAGCCGTGGCGATCGATGATTCCGGGAATGCCTGGATCGCAAACTTCGGTAACAGCTTCAGCGAATTTAATTCTTCGGGGGTTGCTCTCTCTGGAGGCTACGGCGGCGGTGGTCTCAACGGACCGGATGACGTGGCGATCGACGGCTCCGGGAATGTCTGGGCCGCAAACCGCCTTGGCGCCACCCTAAGCGAGTTCAACTCCACGGGGACGCCCATCTCTCCTCCGGGCGGCTACACCGGCGGAGGTCTCAACGAGCCCACCCACGTCGCAATCGATGGCTCGGGGAATGTCTGGACTGGAAACGGAGCTGGCAACAGCCTGACCGAGTTGATCGGGGCCGCAACCCCGGTTGTTACCCCACTTGCCGCGAACCTCAGCACTGGCACGAAGCAGCCCGCTCAGAAGCCGTAA
- a CDS encoding NHL repeat-containing protein has translation MFPARSGLSPRLAAPALACMVLSLSGCSANFGGSAATSTATSFSIKGIAHGGQQPLFGSHVHLLAAGTSGYASAATDVLTLGSLPTDLFGHYVTTDAGGNFSLAGAVNCTATAGNDQLLYLYSTEGDPQPGGEGTDPTPVPNPSASLLAVVGACSTIGNIPFVYMNEVTTVAAAYALSGFAIDGAHIGAPSAVAGHALAGTGITNAFNTALNIVGQTTGQPLATTPAGNGTVPVTEINTLADILAGCVNSTGPGSSGCATLFTDTNTSASSDTVAAAMNIAHNPAVQVSSLLGLANNGSPFQPFLTTANDFTLTVSYTGGGLNQPFCVAIDGSGNVWAANLVNSLSKLSPLGAAISGSAGYSGAGVLNLPTSIAIDNSGTVWVTSNIGNDLAKFTSSGAVISEITGAGIAGPTSIAIDGLGNHWTANLSNSTLTELDFSETVGIPHAGNNVNLPDGVAIDGSNNVWAANMGSGTVSEFNSAGMAVSNYSGGGLVDPIAIAVDGSNEVWVANGTGSVSEFNSSGVALSGSAGYTGGGLNEPEAIAIDGAGNVWVSNIGNDVLSEFNPSGVALSGSTGYTGGLKSPQSLAIDGAGNVWVTNTRNNALTEFIGAAAPVVTPMQANLTTGTKQPAQKP, from the coding sequence ATGTTCCCTGCAAGATCCGGTCTCTCCCCCAGGTTGGCTGCTCCGGCCTTGGCGTGCATGGTGCTCTCCTTGAGCGGATGCTCTGCGAACTTCGGCGGTTCCGCTGCCACTTCTACCGCGACCTCGTTCAGTATCAAAGGCATCGCCCACGGAGGGCAGCAGCCGCTCTTTGGCAGCCACGTCCATTTACTGGCGGCTGGAACCAGTGGTTACGCCTCCGCTGCAACGGACGTGCTGACCCTGGGCAGCTTGCCGACCGATTTGTTTGGCCACTACGTTACTACGGACGCCGGTGGCAACTTCAGCCTTGCCGGGGCGGTCAACTGCACGGCAACCGCAGGCAATGATCAGTTGCTTTATCTTTACTCCACGGAGGGCGATCCGCAGCCGGGTGGTGAAGGAACGGATCCCACTCCCGTCCCCAATCCGTCGGCGAGCCTGTTGGCTGTAGTCGGCGCGTGCAGCACTATCGGCAACATTCCGTTCGTCTACATGAACGAAGTGACAACCGTCGCTGCCGCCTACGCTCTCTCGGGCTTTGCTATCGATGGCGCTCATATCGGTGCCCCTAGTGCTGTAGCGGGACACGCTCTGGCGGGAACCGGCATCACCAACGCCTTCAACACCGCGCTCAACATCGTGGGGCAGACGACAGGGCAGCCGTTGGCGACCACCCCGGCGGGCAACGGCACCGTTCCGGTGACCGAGATCAACACGCTGGCGGACATCCTGGCAGGCTGCGTCAACTCAACCGGTCCTGGTTCCAGTGGCTGCGCTACGCTCTTCACGGATACCAATACTTCGGCATCGAGCGATACGGTGGCGGCGGCGATGAATATTGCGCACAATCCGGCAGTCCAGGTCTCCAGCCTGCTGGGCCTGGCAAATAATGGCAGTCCCTTCCAGCCGTTCCTGACTACAGCCAATGACTTCACCCTGACGGTCTCCTACACCGGCGGCGGTCTCAACCAACCCTTTTGTGTCGCGATCGATGGCTCCGGAAATGTCTGGGCAGCCAATCTGGTCAATAGCTTGAGCAAACTCAGTCCTTTGGGGGCGGCGATCTCCGGCTCCGCGGGCTACAGCGGTGCTGGCGTTCTCAATCTCCCGACCAGCATTGCGATCGATAACTCCGGGACTGTCTGGGTCACAAGCAACATTGGCAACGACCTGGCCAAGTTTACGTCTTCGGGGGCGGTCATCTCTGAGATCACTGGCGCAGGTATAGCCGGCCCGACCAGCATTGCAATCGATGGGCTCGGCAATCATTGGACGGCAAACCTTTCTAACAGCACCCTGACCGAGCTCGATTTCTCCGAAACGGTCGGCATCCCGCACGCCGGCAACAATGTCAATCTCCCCGACGGCGTCGCGATCGATGGCTCTAATAACGTGTGGGCCGCAAACATGGGTAGCGGCACCGTGAGCGAGTTCAACTCCGCAGGCATGGCCGTATCCAATTACAGCGGTGGTGGTCTCGTCGATCCGATCGCGATTGCAGTCGATGGCTCCAATGAGGTCTGGGTCGCAAACGGGACCGGCAGCGTGAGCGAGTTCAACTCCTCCGGTGTGGCCCTCTCCGGTAGCGCGGGCTATACCGGTGGAGGCCTCAACGAGCCGGAAGCCATCGCGATCGATGGTGCCGGGAATGTGTGGGTTTCAAACATAGGTAACGACGTTCTGAGCGAGTTCAACCCTTCCGGTGTGGCTCTCTCCGGCTCCACGGGCTATACCGGAGGTCTCAAATCGCCGCAAAGCCTTGCGATCGATGGTGCCGGGAATGTGTGGGTCACAAACACACGTAACAACGCTCTGACCGAGTTCATCGGAGCTGCAGCGCCGGTTGTGACTCCGATGCAGGCGAATCTCACCACTGGCACGAAGCAACCCGCTCAGAAGCCGTAA
- a CDS encoding ABC-F family ATP-binding cassette domain-containing protein, with protein sequence MISVSNVTMRYGAKLLFEDVSVTFTTGRRYGLTGPNGAGKSTFMKVLTGEIDAQKGTVVRPKKLGVLKQNQYEFDAYRVVDTVIMGNKSLWAAMEEREIIYNKPEMTDEDGSRLGELEGIVGDEDGYEAEANAAVLLQGLDIPDELHDRKMSELQGGQKVRVLLAQALFGNPQALLLDEPTNYLDLESIHWLEEFLNRYDGTVITISHDRHFLNNVCTHIADIDYETIITYNGGYDDMVLQKTSVRTRIESQNEQREKKIAQLNDFIARFSAGTRSSQVNSRKKEVERLATSELARSNIARPFIAFKMERPSGKNVLEFEKVNKSYSQPDGKTEHVINNFTASVNRGDKVVLIGRNGQGKTTLLKALLANGPGVEEKDVSIDSGTVKWGHEVQIGYFAQDHKGSIQLGMTASDWLHQYDPKATKEDIRGILGQMLFRGEEGLKKTDALSGGEAARLLFCKIMLQKPNVLVLDEPTNHLDLESINALNQAIQKYEGTVFLVTHDQDLIEEAGTRIWHFEGGPTDFRITDHKGPYEEYQEQLKMTAK encoded by the coding sequence ATGATTTCCGTCTCTAATGTGACCATGCGCTACGGCGCAAAGCTGCTCTTCGAGGACGTCTCCGTGACGTTCACCACCGGCCGTCGCTACGGCCTGACCGGCCCCAACGGCGCTGGTAAATCCACCTTCATGAAGGTTCTGACCGGCGAGATCGATGCCCAGAAGGGCACCGTCGTCCGCCCCAAGAAGCTCGGCGTGCTGAAGCAGAACCAGTACGAGTTCGACGCCTATCGCGTCGTCGACACCGTCATTATGGGCAACAAGTCCCTATGGGCGGCGATGGAAGAGCGCGAGATCATCTACAACAAGCCTGAGATGACCGATGAAGACGGCTCGCGGCTGGGTGAGCTCGAAGGCATCGTCGGCGATGAGGACGGCTATGAGGCCGAGGCCAACGCCGCCGTCCTGCTCCAGGGTCTGGACATCCCCGATGAGCTCCATGACCGCAAGATGAGCGAACTGCAGGGCGGCCAGAAGGTGCGCGTGCTGCTGGCGCAGGCGTTGTTCGGCAATCCTCAGGCCTTGCTGCTGGACGAGCCTACGAACTATCTCGATCTCGAATCCATCCACTGGCTCGAGGAGTTTCTCAATCGCTACGACGGCACCGTCATCACCATCTCGCATGATCGGCACTTCCTCAATAATGTCTGCACACACATCGCCGACATCGACTACGAGACGATCATCACCTACAACGGCGGCTACGACGACATGGTGCTGCAGAAGACCAGCGTCCGCACCCGCATCGAGAGCCAGAACGAGCAGCGCGAAAAGAAGATCGCTCAACTCAACGACTTCATCGCCCGCTTCTCGGCCGGTACGCGCTCCTCGCAGGTGAACTCGCGTAAGAAGGAAGTCGAGCGCCTGGCTACCAGCGAACTGGCTCGCTCCAACATCGCGCGCCCCTTCATTGCCTTCAAGATGGAGCGGCCCTCCGGCAAGAACGTTCTCGAGTTCGAGAAGGTCAACAAGTCCTACTCGCAGCCGGACGGCAAGACCGAGCACGTCATTAACAACTTCACGGCGTCTGTAAACCGTGGCGACAAGGTGGTTCTCATCGGCCGTAACGGCCAGGGCAAGACCACGCTGCTAAAGGCCCTGCTGGCCAACGGTCCGGGTGTTGAGGAGAAGGACGTCTCGATCGACTCGGGCACCGTGAAGTGGGGCCACGAGGTACAGATCGGCTACTTCGCGCAGGACCACAAGGGTTCCATCCAGCTCGGCATGACGGCCAGCGACTGGCTGCACCAGTACGATCCGAAGGCCACGAAGGAAGACATTCGCGGCATCCTCGGCCAGATGCTCTTCCGCGGCGAGGAAGGCCTGAAGAAGACCGACGCCCTCTCCGGCGGCGAGGCCGCGCGCCTGCTCTTCTGCAAGATCATGCTGCAGAAGCCGAACGTGCTGGTGCTCGACGAACCGACGAACCATCTTGACCTAGAGAGCATCAACGCGCTCAACCAGGCGATCCAGAAGTACGAAGGCACGGTCTTCCTCGTCACGCACGATCAAGACCTGATCGAAGAGGCGGGTACGCGCATCTGGCACTTCGAAGGCGGCCCCACCGACTTCCGCATCACCGATCACAAGGGACCGTACGAGGAGTATCAAGAGCAGCTCAAGATGACTGCGAAATAA
- a CDS encoding sensor histidine kinase, with protein MRTGNARAPIEPALLEPLLTDFPGGGQSVSYAISQIESEEHRLLIDRTRETKNASQEVWISFIAISLLDILLIAAAFEQLVRAHRSHLQIAEGAASIEALNNELTRVNTELEARVEERTQELAQSNQELEAFSYSVSHDLRAPLRTIDGFSLALMEDFAENLNDEGRDYIARIRNGVQRMGMLIDSLLQLSRVTRSEVHRERIDLSQLATLVFDELAAGDPDRKIQFIPQPGVLAQADPRLVRIALENLIGNAWKFTSRTTDARIEFGSDVREDVTVYFIRDNGAGFDMQYVDRLFTAFQRLHGDRDFKGSGIGLATVSRIIRRHQGSIWAESELGHGATFFFSLAA; from the coding sequence ATGCGCACCGGCAACGCTCGAGCCCCAATCGAACCGGCACTGCTCGAGCCCCTGCTCACCGACTTTCCCGGCGGTGGCCAGAGCGTCTCCTACGCTATCAGCCAGATCGAATCCGAAGAGCATCGCCTGCTCATCGACCGCACGCGTGAGACGAAGAATGCCAGCCAGGAGGTGTGGATCAGCTTTATCGCTATCTCCCTGCTCGACATCCTTCTGATCGCAGCCGCCTTCGAACAACTGGTCCGCGCCCACCGCAGCCATCTCCAGATCGCCGAAGGAGCGGCCTCCATCGAGGCTCTCAACAATGAACTGACGCGGGTCAACACCGAACTCGAAGCCCGCGTGGAGGAGAGGACCCAGGAGTTGGCCCAGTCCAACCAGGAGCTTGAGGCCTTCAGCTATTCCGTCTCGCACGACCTGCGCGCTCCCCTGCGCACCATCGATGGATTTTCCCTGGCGCTGATGGAGGACTTTGCTGAGAACCTGAACGATGAAGGCCGTGACTACATCGCGCGCATCCGCAATGGAGTACAGCGCATGGGCATGCTGATCGATTCCCTGCTGCAGCTCTCGCGCGTGACCCGTTCCGAGGTCCATCGCGAGCGCATCGATCTCTCCCAGCTTGCCACCCTGGTGTTCGATGAGCTGGCCGCCGGCGATCCCGACCGAAAGATTCAGTTCATCCCCCAGCCGGGAGTCCTGGCACAAGCCGATCCGCGCTTGGTGCGTATTGCGCTGGAAAACCTGATCGGCAACGCCTGGAAATTTACCTCACGGACCACAGACGCACGCATCGAGTTCGGCAGTGACGTGCGGGAGGACGTCACCGTATACTTCATTCGGGACAACGGTGCGGGCTTCGACATGCAATACGTCGACCGTCTGTTCACAGCCTTCCAGCGCCTGCACGGGGATCGCGATTTTAAAGGCTCCGGTATCGGCCTGGCGACCGTCTCACGTATTATCCGCCGGCATCAGGGTTCGATCTGGGCTGAGAGCGAACTTGGCCACGGCGCAACCTTTTTCTTCAGCCTCGCCGCGTGA
- a CDS encoding response regulator, whose protein sequence is MILLVEDDPDHEALAMRALRKANVANEIRVARDGTEAIEYLNGIATGNPIPQLVLLDLKLPKVDGLEVLRTIRASDKTAILPVVVLTSSDEERDIVASYRLGVNSYIRKPVNFTDFAEATKQLGMYWLLLNQCPPSQ, encoded by the coding sequence ATGATTCTCCTGGTAGAAGACGATCCGGACCACGAAGCACTGGCCATGAGAGCGCTTCGCAAAGCCAACGTGGCCAATGAGATTCGCGTTGCGCGCGATGGCACCGAAGCCATCGAATATCTCAACGGCATCGCCACCGGAAACCCCATACCCCAGCTTGTGCTGCTCGACCTCAAGCTGCCCAAGGTCGATGGCCTCGAGGTGCTGCGCACCATTCGCGCGTCCGATAAGACAGCCATTTTGCCCGTGGTCGTGCTGACCTCGTCGGACGAAGAGCGCGACATCGTCGCCAGCTATCGCCTTGGCGTGAACAGCTATATCCGCAAGCCCGTAAACTTTACCGACTTCGCCGAGGCAACGAAACAGCTCGGCATGTATTGGTTGTTGCTGAATCAATGCCCACCGTCGCAATAA